The following proteins come from a genomic window of Sardina pilchardus chromosome 1, fSarPil1.1, whole genome shotgun sequence:
- the aanat1 gene encoding serotonin N-acetyltransferase, translating to MSVVSALPFFKPFHMRAPISPGRQRRHTLPASEFRSLSPEDAISVFEIEREAFISVSGECPLHLDEVRHFLTLCPELSLGWFEEGRLVAFIIGSLWDQERLTTDALTLHKPHGSTVHVHVLAVHRTFRQQGKGSILMWRYLQYLRCLPYVRRAVLMCEDFLVPFYRKSGFKVQGPCEITVGPLTFTEMLYHVRGHALMRRNSGC from the exons ATGTCGGTTGTGAGTGCCCTACCTTTTTTCAAACCGTTCCACATGCGCGCTCCGATTTCTCCCGGGCGTCAGCGTCGCCACACACTGCCGGCCAGCGAGTTTCGCTCCCTCAGTCCGGAGGACGCTATCAGTGTTTTTGAGATCGAGAGGGAAG CTTTTATCTCCGTGTCCGGTGAATGTCCCCTGCACTTGGACGAGGTGCGTCATTTTCTCACACTCTGTCCGGAGCTGTCTTTGGGGTGGTTCGAGGAAGGCAGGCTGGTAGCCTTCATCATCGGCTCTCTCTGGGACCAGGAGCGGCTAACAACG GATGCGCTGACTCTTCACAAACCCCATGGCTCCACTGTCCACGTCCACGTCCTGGCCGTCCACCGCACCTTCCGCCAGCAGGGCAAGGGCTCCATCCTGATGTGGCGCTACCTGCAGTACCTGCGCTGTTTGCCCTACGTGCGCCGCGCCGTCCTCATGTGCGAGGACTTCTTGGTGCCTTTCTACCGGAAGTCCGGGTTTAAGGTGCAGGGCCCCTGCGAGATCACCGTGGGCCCCCTTACCTTCACCGAGATGCTGTACCACGTCCGTGGCCACGCTCTCATGCGTCGCAACAGCGGTTGCTGA